GGAGATGCCTTCCAGCAACGGTGCGGGAAGCAAGAAAATTATTGAAGCTGTTCAATCGGGAAAGCTGAGCGAAGAGGTGCTGGATCGGTCTGTTGAGAGATTGTTGTCACTTGTATTCAAAGCTGTAGACAACCAACGGAAGTTAGTATCGGTTGATGTAGAGGCACAGCACCAGTTGGCCAGAAAAATGGCAAGTGAATGCATGGTCCTGCTTAAAAATGAGGAGAGCATTCTCCCTCTAAACACCGAAGATTCCATTGCAGTTATCGGAGCATTCGCGCAGCAACCGCGCTACCAGGGCGGTGGTAGTTCACACATTATGCCAACGAATTTGGATAACATCTATGAAGAAATCCTTAAAACTGCCACTGACAGTGCGAGTATCTCGTATGCGGCCGGTTATACAATAGACGAAGATGTTGTAAACGAAGAACTTATTCAAGAAGCAGTAGCTACCGCAAAGCATGCACACGTTGCAGTGATTTTTGCCGGGCTGCCTGAACGTTATGAGTCCGAAGGTTTCGACCGGAAACACCTTCATTTGCCGGAAAGTCACAGAACTTTAATTGAAGCAGTCGCGGAGGTTCAGGAGAATATTGTTGTTGTATTGAGCAACGGAGGCCCCATTGAAATGCCTTGGCTGGATAAAGTTAAGGCTGTATTGGAGGCATACCTTGGAGGACAGGCTTTGGGTGGTGCGATCGTTGATATTCTCTTTGGAAGCGTAAATCCAAGTGGAAAACTGGCTGAGACATTTCCTGAAAAACTGATCCACAATCCGTCGTACTTGAATTTCCCCGGAGACGGCGAAACTGCTGAATATCGAGAAGGTATTTTTACGGGATATCGTCATTATGATACAAGAGATGTGGAGCCTTTGTTTCCATTTGGCTTCGGTTTGAGCTACACCCAATTTGAATATAGTGATCTACAGGTTAGTCATAAACAGATCAAAGATACCAACAGTGTAACGGTTACAGCAAAAATTAAAAACACGGGTAAAAGAGGGGGCAAAGAGGCCGTTCAGCTATATGTACGTGATGTGGAATCAACGGTCCCACGTCCACTTCAGGAATTGAAGGGGTACACAAAAGTTTCACTTCAGCCTGGTGAAGAGACCACCGTACATTTTGAACTGGACAAAAGGGCCTTTGCTTACTACGATGTTAAGCTGAAAGACTGGCATGTGGAGACGGGTACATTCGACATTATGGTCGGAAAATCTTCAAGAGAGATTGAACTCGCTGAAACGATAGAGGTAGAATCGAGCGTAATAGTTACCAGAACAATTACCAGGCATTCCACATTCGGTGAATTACTGCAGCATCCCGTTGGTGCTGAAATTATGGCTGCGATGGGGCAATATGATGGGAATGAAGCAGGACTGGGTGAGGGAATGCAGGAATTAATCATGGGTACCACATTGCACAATGCAGCACTTATGAGCAACGGTCAGTTTACAGAAGAAACACTACAGAGCATCTTATCCGCTGTTAACCGTTGAATGCATGAATAATTAGAATAAGCCCGGCGCAGTCGGGCTTATTCCTGTCTCATATGATGCGTTTGTTGATACTGCTTAGGGGTTCTACCTGTGTGTTTTTTGAAGATTTTGGTGAAATAACTCTGATCCGTAAAACTTAAAAGAGACCCGATTTCAGAAAGTGGAGTGCTCGTAAATTGAATCATATGTTTAGCTTCCTCAATTTTGATCTGTTGAATATATTCATTCACGGGAACCCCAACTTCTTTTTTAAATAGTACAGACAGATAGTTTGGGCTAATACCAGCATGTTCAGCAATTTCCTCGTGTGTAATTTTGGAATAACGGTGGTTATATATATAATTTTTGCAAAGTGTTACGATTTTAGAATGCTGCGATTCTTTAACCTGAGAGACTTTCTCGGTTAACGAAAAAAATGCTTCCAAGCAGCATTGATCGATCTCTTTATCGGTCCGTAGATCCTCAAGGCGCTGTATGTAAACATCACTTACTGAAAAAGCAATCTCCGAATAGAGACCCCCGTCAATTGCTGCTCTGGCTGCAAGAGCTATACCGATGATGCCAAGATTCTTTTTAGAACGGATATGACTTGATTTGGACAGGACTCCTGTATTTTCACGACCAAGTTGTGTAAAGTGTTTGAGCATATCCAATTTACCGTCCTTAACAATCGTTAACAATTTCTTTTCATTTAGCGGGTTGTGATGGAGCATCTCATCATAGCCTTTTGATGAATGTATGGAACTTTGTATTTCTTTTTCCTTGATATGAATACCGCGCAAATAGTCCTGTACTACATCCTCAGCTTCGATCAATTCGTGATTAAACATTTGATTAACCAAGATCGTGATGTTGATTAGCCTCTCATGGGTTATCACAGGAACAGACTGATAATAATGATATACTTGTTCCCGGTTGGCAAAGAGATGTGTGTCATTGATAAGCCCATTTATTTTATGTTCAATCAAGCTAAATGGAAGGGAAGGTCCTAAAATGATGGTGCCTTCATCGTTCAAATCGTTACCAATACGAATTAAAATGTAGTTCTCAAAAAACATCGTTCTTACTACTGAAGGATCTTCTTTACACACGGATGGATCAAACCCCAACACTGAAAAAAAGAATTGTTTATCATTTTTATACAGCGGATTAAGTATTCGATTACCCATCAGTTCGAATTGAACCTCTCCGGTGGAGCTT
Above is a window of Paenibacillus sp. E222 DNA encoding:
- a CDS encoding glycoside hydrolase family 3 C-terminal domain-containing protein, coding for MLVERNLQELIRQMTLEEKAELCSGKDFSNTKSIDRLGIPSIMMTDGPHGLRKQEGSVDHLGLNKSVPATCFPTGSGVASSWNRELAHTMGKALGQEAIAADISIVLGPGANIKRSPLCGRNFEYFSEDPYLSGTLAASYIQGVQSQGVGTSIKHFAVNNQEYKRMSVDAVVDERTLREIYLASFEYAVKEGEPWTVMAAYNRVNGDFCSENSRLLTEILREEWGFAGVVVSDWGAVNKRDQGLAAGLDLEMPSSNGAGSKKIIEAVQSGKLSEEVLDRSVERLLSLVFKAVDNQRKLVSVDVEAQHQLARKMASECMVLLKNEESILPLNTEDSIAVIGAFAQQPRYQGGGSSHIMPTNLDNIYEEILKTATDSASISYAAGYTIDEDVVNEELIQEAVATAKHAHVAVIFAGLPERYESEGFDRKHLHLPESHRTLIEAVAEVQENIVVVLSNGGPIEMPWLDKVKAVLEAYLGGQALGGAIVDILFGSVNPSGKLAETFPEKLIHNPSYLNFPGDGETAEYREGIFTGYRHYDTRDVEPLFPFGFGLSYTQFEYSDLQVSHKQIKDTNSVTVTAKIKNTGKRGGKEAVQLYVRDVESTVPRPLQELKGYTKVSLQPGEETTVHFELDKRAFAYYDVKLKDWHVETGTFDIMVGKSSREIELAETIEVESSVIVTRTITRHSTFGELLQHPVGAEIMAAMGQYDGNEAGLGEGMQELIMGTTLHNAALMSNGQFTEETLQSILSAVNR
- a CDS encoding helix-turn-helix domain-containing protein; its protein translation is MDLKRQCKLIAELFDMSIFFVSSTGEVQFELMGNRILNPLYKNDKQFFFSVLGFDPSVCKEDPSVVRTMFFENYILIRIGNDLNDEGTIILGPSLPFSLIEHKINGLINDTHLFANREQVYHYYQSVPVITHERLINITILVNQMFNHELIEAEDVVQDYLRGIHIKEKEIQSSIHSSKGYDEMLHHNPLNEKKLLTIVKDGKLDMLKHFTQLGRENTGVLSKSSHIRSKKNLGIIGIALAARAAIDGGLYSEIAFSVSDVYIQRLEDLRTDKEIDQCCLEAFFSLTEKVSQVKESQHSKIVTLCKNYIYNHRYSKITHEEIAEHAGISPNYLSVLFKKEVGVPVNEYIQQIKIEEAKHMIQFTSTPLSEIGSLLSFTDQSYFTKIFKKHTGRTPKQYQQTHHMRQE